A window of Pseudomonas mucidolens contains these coding sequences:
- the kdpA gene encoding potassium-transporting ATPase subunit KdpA, whose protein sequence is MHSYDYWLILAFFVAVLVPAPFLGRFYYKVMEGQRTWLTPVLGPVERVCLRLSGVDAQQEQSWQKYALALLAFNLSGFVLLFAILLLQGYLPLNPQQLQGMEWTQAFNTAVSFITNTNWQSYSGEASLSYFSQMVGLGVQNFVSAATGLAVLVALCRGIARKSANTLGNFWVDMTRATLYGLLPLCLVLALFLVWQGVPQTFAHYVDALTMQGVDQLIPLGPAASQIAIKQLGTNGGGFFGVNSAHPFEDPTAWSNLFEVSAIILIPVALVFTFGHYVKDLRQSRAILGCMFALFLIGGAVSQWSEYQPNPTLNNPAVEQTAPLEGKESRFGTTGTVLWSVTTTAASNGSVNGMQDSLSPLSGMVALVNMMVGEVIFGGVGAGMYGMLLNVLIAVFLAGLMIGRTPEYLGKKLQAREVQLLVVTLLVMPVAVLVLSAIAASLPGPAAAISNPGPHGFSQLLYAYTSAGANNGSAFGGFGANTPFHNLMQGLGMLIGRFGYIFPVLALAGSLALKKSAPVSQNSFPTHGPLFVTLLTMTILLVGGLTFLPTLALGPIAEHLSMGF, encoded by the coding sequence ATGCACAGTTATGACTATTGGCTGATCCTCGCCTTCTTTGTCGCAGTGCTGGTTCCGGCGCCTTTTCTGGGACGCTTCTACTACAAGGTGATGGAAGGTCAGCGCACCTGGCTGACGCCTGTGCTCGGGCCGGTTGAGCGCGTGTGTCTGCGCCTGTCGGGGGTTGATGCGCAACAAGAGCAAAGCTGGCAGAAGTATGCCCTGGCCTTGCTCGCGTTCAACCTTTCAGGCTTTGTGCTGCTGTTCGCGATCCTACTGCTGCAGGGCTATTTGCCCCTCAATCCGCAGCAACTGCAGGGCATGGAGTGGACGCAGGCGTTCAACACTGCCGTCAGTTTCATCACCAATACCAACTGGCAGTCCTACAGCGGCGAGGCGTCCCTGAGCTACTTCAGCCAGATGGTCGGCCTTGGCGTGCAGAACTTTGTCAGTGCGGCGACCGGCTTGGCCGTCCTTGTAGCGTTATGCCGTGGGATTGCTCGCAAATCGGCAAACACCCTGGGCAACTTTTGGGTCGACATGACCCGCGCCACGCTTTATGGACTGTTGCCACTGTGTCTGGTGCTGGCGTTGTTTCTGGTCTGGCAGGGCGTTCCTCAAACCTTCGCCCACTACGTTGATGCGCTGACGATGCAGGGCGTGGACCAGTTGATTCCTTTGGGGCCAGCGGCCAGCCAGATTGCCATCAAGCAACTGGGCACCAACGGCGGGGGCTTCTTTGGCGTCAACTCGGCGCATCCGTTCGAGGACCCGACGGCCTGGTCCAACCTGTTTGAGGTGTCGGCGATCATCCTGATCCCGGTCGCCCTGGTGTTCACGTTTGGCCATTACGTCAAAGACCTGCGTCAGAGCCGGGCGATTCTTGGCTGCATGTTCGCGCTGTTCCTGATCGGCGGCGCGGTGTCGCAGTGGTCCGAATACCAGCCCAACCCGACCTTGAATAACCCCGCCGTCGAACAGACCGCCCCGCTCGAAGGCAAGGAGTCACGCTTCGGCACCACCGGCACCGTGCTGTGGTCGGTGACCACTACGGCGGCGTCCAACGGTTCGGTCAACGGTATGCAGGACAGCCTCAGTCCCCTCAGTGGGATGGTGGCGTTGGTCAACATGATGGTCGGCGAAGTGATCTTCGGCGGCGTTGGTGCCGGGATGTACGGCATGTTGCTCAATGTGCTGATCGCGGTGTTTCTTGCCGGCCTGATGATCGGTCGCACACCGGAATATCTCGGCAAGAAGCTCCAGGCCAGGGAAGTGCAATTGCTGGTGGTGACACTGCTGGTCATGCCGGTGGCCGTGCTGGTGCTCAGCGCTATCGCCGCCAGCTTGCCTGGCCCGGCTGCGGCAATCAGTAATCCAGGCCCTCACGGTTTCAGCCAGTTGCTCTACGCCTACACCTCGGCGGGCGCCAACAACGGTTCGGCATTCGGTGGCTTTGGTGCCAACACGCCTTTTCACAACTTGATGCAAGGCCTGGGCATGTTGATCGGTCGTTTTGGCTACATCTTCCCAGTACTGGCCCTGGCCGGCAGCCTGGCGCTGAAGAAGAGCGCACCGGTCAGCCAGAACAGCTTTCCGACCCATGGCCCGCTGTTCGTGACCCTGTTGACCATGACCATTTTGCTGGTGGGCGGCCTGACTTTCCTGCCGACGCTGGCGCTGGGACCGATTGCTGAACACCTGAGCATGGGCTTCTGA
- the kdpF gene encoding K(+)-transporting ATPase subunit F, which yields MSILDGVSLLLAVALFIYLLVALLRADRN from the coding sequence ATGAGCATTCTGGACGGAGTGTCACTGCTATTGGCCGTGGCGCTGTTCATTTATCTGCTGGTCGCGCTGCTACGCGCAGATCGGAACTAG